Genomic DNA from Leptospira hartskeerlii:
CGGAATAGACGCGAAAAGAGCCATGTTAGAAGGTTATTTGGCTGCTTCTAAGATCGGAACGGAACAAAACTAAAAAAAGTAAAACCAATCTAATGGATTTCATACCCGTTTCTTCGGAGGCAGGTATGAAATCAAAATTAAACATCTGTATACAACAGAATCTTATACTATTAGTAAAAATTTATTTTCAATTACGAAAATCGGATGTTATACTTTTAAACTTACTGGAGGGTCACGGATTGGACGTGCAAAGAATGTTCCGTCCAACAGATTATTTGAGAAAGGTTTCCTAAAACATTCTCTAAACTAAAGCCTGTTTTGTGGCTTATAAATGACAAAACTATTCTTTCCCGTTGACTTTTTGCGGGTATGTTTCTTAATGGAAACCACATTTTCCTCTGGTTTCTAGAGGAGTTATCCAAGATGAAAGTATACTCAGCCGACAGAGTTCCAAATTCAGCAGATTATAATTTATATGTAACCGAAGGGAGCGCAAAAACCAGGCTCAGTTTATTCGAGCCGAATCTCCCTGGATATTTGGAATTAGCTGAAAATGATAAAATTCTAAAGTCTTTGGCATATACAGTTCTTCTAAACTATACCCAAGACAGAGAATTCGCTCTTAGGAATACGAATCGGTTCCTGAATTTTCTAAACGATATAGTGCATAGGGATTCTTGGTTCTTTCTGGCAAATCGAGTTGAACAGTTCATTAAGGATGTAGAGAATTTCGGGGTCGAAATTTCCTACGACTTTTGACTTAGTCTCAAAAATCTGATTGTCCTAGGATCTTCCAAGAATATACTAACTTAAATCACGTGCCGGAACTTCCCTCCCTTACCCGTCAAGGGGCCTTACCCGGTTGGAGCAATAAATGAACCCAAGAGTAGTGACTTTTCACTATAAATTAACAGATAAAGAAGGAAACGAAATCGATTCTTCTCAAGGAAGTCATCCTCTTTCTTATCTGGAAGGAACCGGACAGATCATTGCCGGTCTTGAAGACGAAATCAAAAGTATGTTAGCTGGAGACAAAAAAGTAATCTCTGTTTCCGCTGATTTGGCTTATGGCCAAAAAAATCCGGAGTTAGTTTTCGATGTGCCTAAAAGCCAATTCCCGGAAGGGGAAGAATTGAGCGTTGGAATGATGTTCCAAACAGACGAGCCGGATACCGTTTACACGATTACTGATATCAAGGGAGAATCTGTGATCGTAGACGGAAACCATCCTTTAGCTGGGGTGGATCTGATTTTTGATGTCCAGATCGTAAATATCAGGACAGCGACTGACGAGGAAGTGAGTCATGGACATGTTCACGGTGAGGGGGGACATCACCACCACTAATCTCACTAATGGCGTCCTTAGAGTCACTTAACGAAAAACAAAAGGAAGCTATCGAGACCCTAAACGGCCCGGTTTTAGTGATCGCCGGTGCCGGAACGGGAAAAACAAAAACAATCGTTCACAGACTTTCCAAATTAGTCGAATCGGGCATCCCTGCCGAAAATATCCTACTTCTTACATTCACCCGAAAAGCTTCTAGAGAAATGCTCTCCAGAGCCGTATCTCTCCTGGACAAACGTTGCGCTCGAGTTCATGGAGGAACATTTCACTCTTTCGGAAGCCATATACTCAGAAAATATGCGCCCGTTCTAGGATTTTCTTCTCAGTTTTCCGTTTTAGATGAATCAGACACTTCAGATATATTCCAACTATTAAGAACAGAGGGAGAATATGCAAAACAGAAGTCCAGATTCCCTTCTAACGACACATTGATCTCTCTCCATTCTTCCGTCATCAATCGTGGAAAATCCTTAGAGGAATTATTAGAAGCAGAATATCCTAAGTTTTTGGATCAAGAATCCGCTATTCGCCAAATTTTCCAAGAATACGCTGACTACAAAAAGCAAAGATCTCTTTTGGATTATGATGATCTCTTAGTATTTACAAGAGATCTTCTGAATAAAAATGAAACTGTCCGAAAAAAGGTCTCCGAACAATACAAATACATTATGGTGGACGAGTTTCAGGATACGAATCAGATCCAGGCTCATATTACCTGTTTACTTGCATTAGACCATGAAAATATTTTGGTAGTCGGAGACGATGCGCAAAGTGTGTATTCATTTCGCGGAGCGGATGTAAATGGAATATTCAATTTTCCGAAACTGTTTCCAAAAACTAAAACGATCTATCTAGAAAGAAATTACAGAAGCACTCCATCTATCTTAAATCTGGCCAATGTGGTCCTTTCCAATTTCAGAGAAAAATACGAAAAATATCTATACACTAAAAATGAAGACTTTCAAAAGCCTGCGCTGATTGGATATGCAGACGAATTAGAAGAAGCGGAAGGAATTGCAGATCTGATCTTAGAAAGAAGAGAAGACGGAGTTCCCTTAAAGGATATAGCAGTCCTATTTAGGTCCGGATGGAATTCGAACCAGCTAGAATTAGTTCTTTCTCAGAGAAATATCCCATTCTTAAAATTTGGTGGAAAAAAATTTGTAGAAAGCGCTCATGCAAAGGATTATCTTTCTCTTCTAAAAATTAGGGAGAATAAAACGGATTCAGTTTCTTGGCTGAGAGTCTTGTTACTTCTTCCCGGAATTGGTGCTGCAAAAGCAAGGTCGATTCTGACTGATTTGGAAAGATCCGGCGGAAATCTGGAAAGGGTCATTTCAGAATCAAAAGGAACCACAGCTTCTCATTTAAAAGAATTAAATCAATTAATCAGCGATTCCGAAAAAGATCTAAAAAGACTTTTAGGAAACTTTATAGACTATTATTCTCCCCTACTCGAAAAGAAATACGATGATTTCAAAAGAAGATTAGAAGATCTGAATGCGTTTTTGACCCTTTCGCAAAAATACGAAAGCTTACACGAATTTTTAGTGGATATGAGTTTAGAAGGGCCTAACCGCAGCTTAGACAAAATTTCCCCCGAGGAAGAAGACGAAAGATTAATTTTATCCACAGTACATTCTTCTAAAGGCTTGGAATTTGATACCGTAGTACTATTAAATGTTTCAGAAGGATCTTTTCCTTCCGGGAGAGGAGAGAAAAACTTAGAGGAAGAAAGGAGACTATTTTATGTGGGAATCACAAGAGCTAAAAAGAAATTGCTGCTCACCTACCCTCAAATCTCTCAACAGAAAAATTCGCAATACTTCAATCGAGTTTCTAGGTTTATAGAAGAGATCAGAGAACCTGAAAAAGTATTAGATAAAATTTTTATCAATAAAAAAGAAGAAACATCTAATCCTTCTTCTTCTCCAAGTTCTCAAAACCAAAATGATTCAGATGCCAGAAAAAGAATTAGAGAGTTTTTCGGTTCCTGATCTTGCTTCGGACAGGAACTGGGAAGAACTTCTGGTTTCTATTTGGAATTCTTTGAAAGTCAAATCCAGGCGTTTCAAAGAAAGCCAAATCCGTTCGGTAGAACTTAAATTTTATCCGTATAGAAACGGAAATCATTCTGTTTCATTCCATAACGGTTTACTAACCGCCAAATTTCACTCCTCTTTGATGGAAGCCAGAGAGGAAATAATCTTATCCTTTGTCCGATTACTCATTTCTAAATTGTTGGGACTCAAACCAAAACAGATTTGGAAAGAAGAAGTTGCCGAATTCCTGAATTCTCTCCCTGAATCCGGATCGGCCAATTTCAAAAAATTGAAGGAAAACGGAGTTGTCTACGATTTGAGGGTAATTTTGGAAAAAATTTCTTCTTACTATTTTCCTAAAATGGATACAAAACTACTTTCCATCGGATGGGCGGATCGACTCGGAAAAAGAAGATTGGGTAGTTACGAAAAACGGAATATGAATATACGTATCAGTCCGATCCTGGACCATAAAGAGGTTCCGCTTTACGTTCTGGAACATGTGGTACATCACGAAATTCTACATCATATTCTTCCTAGCCGGATCAAAAATGGCCAAAATTCAATTCATAGCCCTGAATTTAAACGTAAGGAAAAAGAATACGTTAGATACAGAGAGGCCATAAATTGGTTGAAAATGGAATATCCAAAGTTTCTAATGGGACACCAAAAAGAAATCGGCCATAGGCTTAGATCAGAATTTTACGGATAAACTTTATGCATCCGAACCATTTCGAAACAGTATATATTCGCAAAAATGTAATTGAAGAAGAACTTTCCAAACTACTAAAAGAGTTTTCCGGACTGAATTACAAGACACTATCCGATTATGATAAAGGTGTGTACGACGGATATACCCAAGCAGTCACGGAAATATTAAAGAGAGTGCAGAACAAAAGATAATACAGATCCGCATTCTCAAAATCCCCGGATAAACGATCCGGATTTTACCTTTTCAGTTCGTTCCAAAAACCAAGTCGTTTATTGCTTTTTGTCACTTCTCATAAATAATGATTTCCTTTTCTATAATTCGTTTTAGATATCTGATATGACCTTCATAAAAGGAATATTATTCTCCGTTGTTTTTCTTTTCTGTACGAGCACAATGTTGCATTCTTCTCCGTATGTTTATAATGATTTTTCAGGATGGGCTGAGGTTAACCCTTTAACTCCGGATTTTTCGAGATATTCTCCTAAATTTTATAGCCAAGAAACTTCTCCGATAAATACGGTTGAACAAAAGGATTTGCATAAAGAAAAGGAACGAGTAGAGCTACGTCGTTCCCTTTTAGACTGGCACCAAGGTTTAGGTCTTTTCACCTGGGGTTTTTGGCTCGCTACGAATATAGTTGGAGAGCAGGCTCTCTCTAATCTGAAAAGAGAATACGAACCTTACGCTAATTATTTACTGATCTCCGATCCTCAAAAGAATTTACTTTTATACACTGCAATTATGAAATCTTCTCCTTGGGATTCAGAATCTTCGGGAAGTATGCATTCCGCTTTAGCGGGAACTACTTTTACTTTATACGCGCTGACTGCGGGACTCGCATTTTTCTCTCCTTCCAAAAGTTTAGAAAGAGAACCAGGACTTAGCACAATATTCACTCATAAGGCAATGATTTGGATCCATCTGCCTGCAATGCTTGCACTTCCATTTATTGGAGAAAGGATTTCCAAAGAGGGTCCGAGCGCAGCAAATGAAATGAGAGTAGTCGGTTGGGCCGGATTCGGAGCACTCAGCGTTTCTATAGCAGTTTTTTATTTTTAAGGAGTATCACAGTGTCTTGTATTTTACGTTTTTTGATTTTGTTCTTAGTTAGCGTTTCTTCCGTTTTTTCAGAAGAATTAAAACTACAAGAATCTCAGATCAATTTTATAGCAATCCACCCTTTCAAAACAGTGAATGGAAAATGTTCCGGTACTACAGTAAGTCCTATGACTTTGACTCAAGGGCCCGGCGGTTTACAATTCCCTAAACTTGTTAAGATTGAAATCCCTATCTCGCAGATCAAATCCGGAGACGAGAACAGAGACGAACATATCATTGAATCTCTAGGATATCCTACAATTACCAATATCAGTTTTACGAGCACTTCCATTACTGCTAAGGATAATGAATGGACGATCACAGGAAATCTGACAGTAAAAGGAAAAACCAAAACGATTAAATCAGTAGCGACCATCCAAAAAGAGGGACAAGATACTGTTTTATCCGGAAAATTCCAGATCTTGATGAGTGATTTTGATGTGGAAAGACCTAGTTTATTATTTGCAACTGCAAAGGACGAGGTAAGTATAGAATATAAATTCGTTCTAAAACCTTAATTATCTTTTTCCTAAAAGTTCTCGGATCCCATCTTCTAATCCATCTACGCTCAAAAAAAACATAGGAAATACTTTTTTGAGTTCGTAGATGGTCGGCGCATCCCAATATCTTTTTGGTTCAGGATTCATCCAGATAGTATCGTCAAAATGGGATTTTATCCTTTTGAAACTGTCCAGTCCCGATTCAGGATGTTCCGGAAGTCTGGATTCCTGTCTAAATCTGGAATGATAAAATCCGTAAGCAGGATCTAAAAGTTCATAAGGAGCCATGTATGCGTCGCCAACGATAATGAGCTTTGTATCATCCTTATGTTTTTTAAAAAGATTCTTCAGAGGGATCGGATATCTTAGATCTCCTTTTGGATACACAGAATCATAAACAGAGTTATGAAAATAATAATGCCCGAATTCCTTAAAGTGATTCATTTGATGGGCCGCTGAAAAAAGTTTACTTACTCTTTCTGCATAAGGGGTCATGCTCCCGCCGGTATCCATTAAAAGTAATACTTTGATCCCATTCTTTCTGGTTCGGTCAAATATAAGCTCAGGATCTCCTGCATTCTTACAAGTCGCATCTACAGTTTTAGGAAGATGAAATTCCGGTATTCCTTCCTTTCTTAAGTTCCTGAGTTTTTTCAGTGCGATCTTAATTTGTCGAACATCCAATTGTTCGTCAGTCCGGTATTCCTTATATTTCCTTTCCATTGCTTGGAAAATAGCGGACTTTCCAGAACCTTCTCCGCCTATGCGGACTCCGCCTGGATTTACTCCAGAATGACCGAAAGGAGAACTTCCTCCAGTACCGATCCATTTATTCCCGCCATGGTGTTCTCCTTTTTGGTTTTGGAGTCTGTCTAAAAACTCTTTCCAGAGTTCTTCCGGAGGGATCATGCCTGGGGGAAGTTTATTCGGATTTTCGAATATAGTAGAGAGCCAATCCATCATTTCCTTGCGAAATGATTCTTTAAGTACACCTCTTTCTCCGAATAGTTCGGTAAATACTAGATCAAATGCGTCGTAATATTTTACGTCTTTTACAAGGCAAAGTCTCGAAACTCTATAGAACTCGTTAACTGAAAGAAATGTCTTATCTCTGGTCAAAACCTCGGTTGCTTTTAAAAAATCCAGGAGTTCCACAGTGGAAATTGGAACTCCGGACGATTTCAGCCTGTAGAAAAAAGGAAAAAACAAACTACTTATCTGAACAATTTCAGATCCTCTTCATTCTTCACAAGAGCGCCTATATAAGGAATCCTTCCGTCTTCCGGAAGTTTGGCTCCCATATGAATTAGAATTTGGATCCAATCCAGTAGTTCGCTTGTGCCTGGTTTTTTTTTCATGTCATCCATGGTGCGGATCACATAGAAGGACTCGAGTGCTCTTTTCAAAAGAGAAGATTCGATCTTAGGAAAATGAGAAGATACGATATCCGCCATGAAGGCCGGCTCAGGAAAATCAATATAATGAAAAATGCATCTTCTTAAAAATGCTGCCGGAAGTTCCTTTTCGTTATTCGAAGTGATCAGAGTTAAAGGTCTATTGACTGCTTTGATCTTACGGCCAGTTTCCTGGATCACAAATTCCATCCTGTCTAATTCTAAAAGTAGATCGTTCGGGAATTCTATATCCGCCTTATCTATTTCATCGATCAAGACTACAGAAGGTTCGCTCGCAGAGAATGCCTCGCCCAGAGCGCCCAATCGGATATAATTTTCGATATTGCGGACCTTCTCCTTATCTTCCGTAAATCTAGAATCGTTCAGCCTGGAAACTGCATCATAAAAATATAAACCTTCTTTTGCGAGTGAGGTAGATTTTACATGCCACGAGTAGAGCTTCTTTTTAGTCTTGAAGGAAAGATAATCCGCTAAGAGTGATTTTCCGGTTCCTGGTTCTCCCTTTAACAACAAGGGTCTTGCGGTAATCTCAGCTACTTGGACTGCTTCTTCTAATTCTTTGGAGAGTAAGTATGTTTCAGGCTTGTTTCTTTCTTCCGACATGATCAACCTGCAACGTGAATTTCCGAGATCAAAATATCGGGGACCTTGATCGAAGAATAACTATCAGAGTATTCGTTAGAAATCCCTTGGATCTTATGGAGTAGATCGAAATAATTCGTGTTCATTGTGATACGATCCACTGCATGTTCCGGTTTTCCATTTTTATAATAGATCCCTTGGATCCCGATTGAAATCTCGCCAGATACTGCGCTACAACCTGCCCCACCTTCCAACTTAGTAACAAAAATACAATGAGAATCGGATGCTAATAGTTCATCTTTGGTCTTCGTTCCCAAAGGAACAATCATGTTAGAGAATGATGTGCCGGCCCTTCCTGAATAAGAACGAACCCCATGTCCCGTAGGAGAAACATTATCTCTTTTAGCAGATTCTAAATTATATAGATAAGACTTAAGGACCCCGTTCTCTAAAACCTTAGTTCGTGCGGATGTAGGAATTCCTTCCGCATCCACTAAACGAGATCCAGGATAGTCCGGAGTATGAGCTTCACAATAGATACTTAATATAGGAGATGCTACTTCATTCCCAAGTTTTCCGACCAAACGAGAGGAACCTTTTTGAACTGCATCCGCAAAATAAGGAGAAGAGAACATCCCAAAAATCTGAGGACTAATACGATTTCCTAAAACGATTGTATACACACCACTAGGAAGAGGCTTCGCTCCTAAAAGTTCTGTTCCTCTATGAGCAGCTTCTTTAGCGATATACGATGGATCGAATTGGGAAATATCTCTGCCAGAACGGTAATAACTCCCCATCTTCTTGATATCACTTTCGACTACTACAAGACCTGTTCCAAGGTAAGCAACATTAGAATCTTTTTTAACGAAAACACCTTTTGAGTTTGCTATCAAACTTTGTGTGGAACTTTTTCCAACACCTACATGAGGAACATTTTCCACTCTCTTATCGGATTCCCAAGATGCATGATCCAATGCAAGTCCCTGTTCTCTCATCCAGGCAAAATCCAATTTTTCTAATGCGGGATTATAATGTTTCAGATCTATTTCTGCCAATGGTTTCGGTCCGGGGAGCTCCATGTCGAGAGGATCCGTAATCTCGGTCTGATCCATTGCATCTCTCACCATTTGGGAAAGAGCTTCTTTACTAAAACGTTCGCTGTAAGAATATCCGGGGCGGGAATTATTCAGGACTCGGATGCCTACTCCTCTGGAACGAGAAGTTTCCGTAGAGACAATTCTTCCTTTAAAAACTTCAATCCCTATATCTTCAGAGTCAGTGGCGATCAGATCGAAGGAATCGATCCCATAACGTTTCCCTTCTTCTAATACGAATCCGGCGGCTTGCTCTAAATCCATTATCTTCCCCCCACTAGGATCTCATCCACTTTAAGTGAAGGTTGTCCCACTGTAACAGGGATTGAACCGGAAGACGCTCCACAGGTTCCTGCTGCCAATTCCAAGTCTTTTCCTACCATGGAAATTTTAGGAAGAATTTCATGACCTTTCCCTATCAGAGTGGCTCCTCTTACAGGTTCTGAGATCTTTCCATTTCGGATTACGTAACCTTCTTCAACCGCAAAATTGAATTCTCCAGTGGCAGGATTTACGGATCCACCACCCATTCTTTTTGCATAGAGTCCGAAATCCACTGATGCAAACATCTCCTCTAAGGAATCTTTTCCGGCTTCTATATAAGTGTTTCTCATTCTGGAAACAGGTGCATATTGATAAGATTCTCTTCTTCCACTTCCGGTCCTGGCAGATCCCGTTTCCATGGATCCGATCCTATCAGCAAGATATGCTTTTAAAATTCCATTTTCGATCAGAAGAGTTTTTTGTGTAGGCATTCCCTCATCGTCTACCTTCAAAGAGCCATACTGCTCTTCAATCGTTCCGTCATCATAAGCCGTTAGGCAAGACTGAGCGATTGACTCTCCTAATTTCCCTACAAAGGGAGAAGATTTTTTGCGAATTGCTTCCGTTTCCAAAGGATGACCGCATGCTTCATGAAAAATGACTCCACCAAAACCGTTACCCATTACCACGGGCATTTTTTTACCTTCTATATAGCCTGCGTCCAGCATGAAGAGAGCTCTTTCTCCTGCCTTTTGTGCTATATCTTCTACAGGTAATCCTTCAAAAAATTCAAATCCTTTCAGAGCGCCTGGAGATTCACTTGCTACGAATCTTTCTCCTTTATTCTCCGCTGTTACAGAAAGGAAAAATCTACTTCTAACTCTAAGATCTTCTACCCAAAGTCCTTCCGAGTTTGCGATCAAAACATTCGTTACTATATCGGAAGCACTTACTCCTACTTGTATAATCTTAGAGGATACTTTTCTGGCAACTGAGTCTGCCTTTTGTAGGAGTTCCAACCTTCTAAATGGAGGAACTTTCCGAGGATCATGAATATTTTTAGAAAAAGAATATTTAGCTACATCTCCTGGAAGAGTGAATGCGCTTGAGCCATTTGCTACTTCTCCGCGAGAATCAGCGAGTAAGTGAATTAAAGAAAGTAGATGTTGTTGGTCGTCATTACTTGTATATGCGTATAATACGTCGGTTCCGTATACCAATCGGATCCCGATCCCATAATCGGTTGCGGCGAGAGATTGTTCTATTTTTTGGTCTCTAAGAGAGATGGAAGAATTTCTAGACTCTTCCTCATAAATTTCTACAAAGTCCGCTTTTCTTTTTTTACCCGCGTCGATCAGGGTTTCTATATTGGATTGATTCATAACCTTTTACTTTAGACAGAAATTTTTTGATAATAACGGAAGGAAAAAGGATCATTCGAATTTAGGGAATGGTATCCCGACCGGAGCCGAAGCCAAACCTTCTAATGCTAGTCGAATATACTCAGGTCCTTTGATTTCTTCGTATCTAGGAACCAAATGAAAATGCATATGAGCTACTTTTTCCGCGACTAAGACTGTATAGATTTTAGGAGGAGAATACTTCTTCTCTATCCAATCTGTTGCGAATTGGAGCGTCTCTCCTAAGTCCCTGAATTCTTTAGGGTCCCAGTCTGAATATTTTTCTCTATGAGAAATTGGTTCTATATATAGATAACCTGGGATTTTTTTATCTTCAGGTGCGTGACGGATGATAAAAGAAGAATTTTGATGAATTAAGCCTGGGATCTTTGTCCCGCGCAACACGGAACAAATGGGGCAATCAGGAGAAACGACTAAAGTCTTTTGGGCCATTACACCCAACTGCCCTGGGAAAGATAGGATTTGTATTTTTCGTACACCCTAAAAATATAATCCTTATCAGAACAAAAACGAATGATACATCTATAAAAATGGTATCTTTCCAGATCCTTTCTTTCTCCGTTCTCATCTACCTTATATTCTTTTAATAAGGACTTTAACATTCCTAAAAACAGGGATCTTTCCTTTTGGTTATACCCTTCCTGGGAATAACGCACACCTTCCAATATATTCACGAACTTTTCGGCAGATGCCTGGAATGCATCCGGAGAAGAAAGGAACGTAGCCTTTTCCTCCGCCGAGAAAGTGGATAGATAATCATGGAATAGCGTAAGTTGTATCGCCTCTACCAAAGACTGGGTTTTGGCCTTTGTTTCGGTATAAAAAGGAGTATCGATACTATATTCCACAAAGTCTTGCCAGGAAGATTTGGTGGTTTGGATTTTATGTAGTTCTAACAGGCTCATATATTTTTAAAGCTTTTCAGTTCAGGGTTTTCGATTATTGTTTGAGTAATACAGGATAAAAGCCGCCTATGTCAAAGGTTTTCCGATTCTTCTTTTTGCTTTTCTTTCTCTCCTATCCCTTAAGCCTTACTGCTTCCGAAAAGTCCTCGGATGAGTTATTAAACTCGTTTTTAGAATGGTCTGGGCATCCGATTTTAGCGGAAGAAAGGATAGTCCGTACCTTAAGTGCCGAATATATTACAGAGTTAAAAAAAGACTCCGAAGAAAGTTTAGAATTGTTTCTAAAAAACGATCTAAAACCTGACAAAAAACAAAACCAAAAACAAGGATTAGACAAGCTAAGAAAAGATCTAGAAAGCCTGGAAAGGTTCGAAGGAGTGCAAATTAAATTCTCCGGAAAGGAATGGGAGACCCTATTTTATGATAAAGGAAATTTCCCGGATTCTTATTACGAATTCGAAACTGGCCCAGTCTCGATCAGATACGTATTCCGTAATCTTTCCTATCGCCCATTGCCTAAATGGGGAGAATTAAAACTACAAGGAAGCTTTTTACTCTTCTCCGAATCGGGAGCGCTTTTATTATACAAAACCACCCCGGATTTTCCTATCAAGGACTTAGATATCAGAGAAGTCCGCACATTCTCGGAAGAAGATAAAAAGCATGGCGGGAACGTGAAAAACTTCTCAGAAAACAAAACGGAACTATTTTATTTTCCGAATCATAACCTGGCACCTTTCTATATATTACTTCTCTCTAAAATACTCTTGGTATTCTCCTCATTTATTATATTTATATTATATGCGGGAAGGTTCTGGAAATTCCTTATAGAGCAAACTAGACGTAGTCATAAGGCAGAAGTCTCCTTTTTAGCCGATAAGGAGAAAGCGGAGAATGGATTTTTGTCCGATTAGGCCTTGTTTTTCCAGGCCTATTTTACTACAATCATATTTACTATACAAATATTTGCACTTTTTTCACCCATGATCCAATTTTTTGGGTGACATAAGAGTGATTTCATCAGAAACTTTTCCCAGGGAATCCGAAGGTTTTTTAGATCCGCTCTGGAATTTGTCCGGGACTAAGAGTATCCTTCGTATTAGAAAAGATTGATTCCCATTAAAAAAGTACACGCAGTTTTATCTGAGGGGGAACCGGGTCTTGGCAAGAGAAGGAGCTAAAGAGTCCATGAAAAAGCAAAAAGAAGAAGCACAGGGTTTGGATGATTCCAAGCGCCAGGCCATAGACCAGGCAATGACCCAAATCGAAAAACAATTCGGTAAGGGATCCATTATGCGTTTGGGAGCTGCTGCTGCTGCGGTTGTTGCCCCTGTTATTCCTACAGGATCCCTA
This window encodes:
- a CDS encoding FKBP-type peptidyl-prolyl cis-trans isomerase, whose amino-acid sequence is MNPRVVTFHYKLTDKEGNEIDSSQGSHPLSYLEGTGQIIAGLEDEIKSMLAGDKKVISVSADLAYGQKNPELVFDVPKSQFPEGEELSVGMMFQTDEPDTVYTITDIKGESVIVDGNHPLAGVDLIFDVQIVNIRTATDEEVSHGHVHGEGGHHHH
- a CDS encoding VWA containing CoxE family protein translates to MFFPFFYRLKSSGVPISTVELLDFLKATEVLTRDKTFLSVNEFYRVSRLCLVKDVKYYDAFDLVFTELFGERGVLKESFRKEMMDWLSTIFENPNKLPPGMIPPEELWKEFLDRLQNQKGEHHGGNKWIGTGGSSPFGHSGVNPGGVRIGGEGSGKSAIFQAMERKYKEYRTDEQLDVRQIKIALKKLRNLRKEGIPEFHLPKTVDATCKNAGDPELIFDRTRKNGIKVLLLMDTGGSMTPYAERVSKLFSAAHQMNHFKEFGHYYFHNSVYDSVYPKGDLRYPIPLKNLFKKHKDDTKLIIVGDAYMAPYELLDPAYGFYHSRFRQESRLPEHPESGLDSFKRIKSHFDDTIWMNPEPKRYWDAPTIYELKKVFPMFFLSVDGLEDGIRELLGKR
- a CDS encoding ATP-dependent helicase, which codes for MASLESLNEKQKEAIETLNGPVLVIAGAGTGKTKTIVHRLSKLVESGIPAENILLLTFTRKASREMLSRAVSLLDKRCARVHGGTFHSFGSHILRKYAPVLGFSSQFSVLDESDTSDIFQLLRTEGEYAKQKSRFPSNDTLISLHSSVINRGKSLEELLEAEYPKFLDQESAIRQIFQEYADYKKQRSLLDYDDLLVFTRDLLNKNETVRKKVSEQYKYIMVDEFQDTNQIQAHITCLLALDHENILVVGDDAQSVYSFRGADVNGIFNFPKLFPKTKTIYLERNYRSTPSILNLANVVLSNFREKYEKYLYTKNEDFQKPALIGYADELEEAEGIADLILERREDGVPLKDIAVLFRSGWNSNQLELVLSQRNIPFLKFGGKKFVESAHAKDYLSLLKIRENKTDSVSWLRVLLLLPGIGAAKARSILTDLERSGGNLERVISESKGTTASHLKELNQLISDSEKDLKRLLGNFIDYYSPLLEKKYDDFKRRLEDLNAFLTLSQKYESLHEFLVDMSLEGPNRSLDKISPEEEDERLILSTVHSSKGLEFDTVVLLNVSEGSFPSGRGEKNLEEERRLFYVGITRAKKKLLLTYPQISQQKNSQYFNRVSRFIEEIREPEKVLDKIFINKKEETSNPSSSPSSQNQNDSDARKRIREFFGS
- a CDS encoding SprT-like domain-containing protein, translated to MIQMPEKELESFSVPDLASDRNWEELLVSIWNSLKVKSRRFKESQIRSVELKFYPYRNGNHSVSFHNGLLTAKFHSSLMEAREEIILSFVRLLISKLLGLKPKQIWKEEVAEFLNSLPESGSANFKKLKENGVVYDLRVILEKISSYYFPKMDTKLLSIGWADRLGKRRLGSYEKRNMNIRISPILDHKEVPLYVLEHVVHHEILHHILPSRIKNGQNSIHSPEFKRKEKEYVRYREAINWLKMEYPKFLMGHQKEIGHRLRSEFYG
- a CDS encoding YceI family protein, with product MSCILRFLILFLVSVSSVFSEELKLQESQINFIAIHPFKTVNGKCSGTTVSPMTLTQGPGGLQFPKLVKIEIPISQIKSGDENRDEHIIESLGYPTITNISFTSTSITAKDNEWTITGNLTVKGKTKTIKSVATIQKEGQDTVLSGKFQILMSDFDVERPSLLFATAKDEVSIEYKFVLKP
- a CDS encoding TldD/PmbA family protein, encoding MDLEQAAGFVLEEGKRYGIDSFDLIATDSEDIGIEVFKGRIVSTETSRSRGVGIRVLNNSRPGYSYSERFSKEALSQMVRDAMDQTEITDPLDMELPGPKPLAEIDLKHYNPALEKLDFAWMREQGLALDHASWESDKRVENVPHVGVGKSSTQSLIANSKGVFVKKDSNVAYLGTGLVVVESDIKKMGSYYRSGRDISQFDPSYIAKEAAHRGTELLGAKPLPSGVYTIVLGNRISPQIFGMFSSPYFADAVQKGSSRLVGKLGNEVASPILSIYCEAHTPDYPGSRLVDAEGIPTSARTKVLENGVLKSYLYNLESAKRDNVSPTGHGVRSYSGRAGTSFSNMIVPLGTKTKDELLASDSHCIFVTKLEGGAGCSAVSGEISIGIQGIYYKNGKPEHAVDRITMNTNYFDLLHKIQGISNEYSDSYSSIKVPDILISEIHVAG
- a CDS encoding AAA family ATPase — protein: MSEERNKPETYLLSKELEEAVQVAEITARPLLLKGEPGTGKSLLADYLSFKTKKKLYSWHVKSTSLAKEGLYFYDAVSRLNDSRFTEDKEKVRNIENYIRLGALGEAFSASEPSVVLIDEIDKADIEFPNDLLLELDRMEFVIQETGRKIKAVNRPLTLITSNNEKELPAAFLRRCIFHYIDFPEPAFMADIVSSHFPKIESSLLKRALESFYVIRTMDDMKKKPGTSELLDWIQILIHMGAKLPEDGRIPYIGALVKNEEDLKLFR
- a CDS encoding LIC14007 family protein — translated: MKVYSADRVPNSADYNLYVTEGSAKTRLSLFEPNLPGYLELAENDKILKSLAYTVLLNYTQDREFALRNTNRFLNFLNDIVHRDSWFFLANRVEQFIKDVENFGVEISYDF